The Streptomyces kanamyceticus genome window below encodes:
- a CDS encoding Rossmann-like and DUF2520 domain-containing protein yields the protein MTRNRPVPRADWNGRRHRVNASHQPDPRDRPARLTVGVVGAGRVGPALAASLQLAGHRPVAASGVSDTSVRRAAALLPDVPLVPPAEVLKRADLVLLTVPDDALPGLVEGLAETGAVRPGQLLVHTSGRYGTKVLEPALRAGALPLALHPAMTFTGTAVDVQRLAGCSFGVTAPEELRLAAEALVIEMGGEPEWIAEESRPLYHAALALGANHLVTLVAESMELLRDAGVAAPDRMLGPLLGAALDNALRSGDAALTGPVARGDAGTVAAHVAELRKHAPQTVAGYLAMARATADRALAHGLLKPELAEDLLGVLANGAGGANGSEGGNR from the coding sequence ATGACGAGAAATCGTCCGGTACCCCGAGCGGACTGGAACGGAAGGCGTCATCGCGTGAACGCATCGCATCAGCCAGACCCGCGGGACCGTCCCGCGAGGCTCACCGTCGGCGTCGTGGGAGCGGGCCGCGTGGGCCCCGCGCTCGCCGCGTCGCTGCAGCTCGCGGGGCACCGTCCGGTGGCCGCTTCCGGGGTGTCCGACACCTCCGTACGGCGCGCCGCCGCCCTGCTGCCCGACGTCCCCCTGGTACCGCCCGCCGAGGTGCTCAAGAGGGCCGACCTGGTGCTCCTGACCGTCCCTGACGACGCCCTGCCCGGCCTCGTCGAGGGCCTCGCGGAGACCGGGGCCGTGCGTCCGGGCCAGCTGCTCGTGCACACCTCGGGCAGGTACGGCACCAAGGTCCTCGAACCCGCGCTGCGGGCGGGCGCCCTGCCGCTCGCGCTGCATCCCGCCATGACCTTCACCGGCACCGCCGTCGACGTACAGCGCCTGGCCGGGTGCTCCTTCGGCGTGACCGCGCCCGAGGAGCTGCGGCTCGCCGCAGAGGCCCTGGTCATCGAGATGGGCGGCGAGCCCGAGTGGATCGCCGAGGAGAGCCGCCCGCTCTACCACGCGGCCCTCGCCCTCGGTGCGAACCACCTGGTCACGCTGGTCGCCGAGTCCATGGAGCTGCTCCGCGACGCGGGCGTGGCCGCCCCCGACCGGATGCTCGGCCCGCTGCTCGGCGCCGCCCTCGACAACGCCCTGCGCTCCGGCGACGCCGCGCTCACCGGACCCGTCGCGCGCGGGGACGCGGGCACGGTCGCCGCGCACGTCGCCGAGCTGCGCAAGCACGCCCCGCAGACCGTCGCCGGATATCTGGCGATGGCCCGCGCCACCGCCGACCGCGCCCTCGCACACGGCCTGCTCAAGCCGGAGCTCGCCGAGGACCTCCTCGGCGTACTCGCGAACGGAGCGGGCGGGGCCAACGGCTCCGAAGGGGGAAACCGATGA
- a CDS encoding L-aspartate oxidase — translation MSATGIRLHAPAPGWSIEADVVVVGSGVAGLTTALRCSAAGLKTVVVTKARLDDGSTRWAQGGVAAALGEGDTPEQHLDDTLVAGAGLCDEEAVRTLVTEGPDAVRRLIETGAHFDKGPEGAIALGREGGHHRRRIAHAGGDATGAEISRALVEAVRAQGVPTVENALALDLLTDAEGRTAGVSLHVMGEGQHDGVGAVHAPAVVLATGGIGQVFSATTNPSVATGDGVALALRAGAEVSDLEFVQFHPTVLFLGADAEGQQPLVSEAVRGEGAHLVDADGVRFMVGQHELAELAPRDVVAKGITRRMQEQGAENMYLDARHFGADMWENRFPTILAACRAHGIDPVTEPIPIAPAAHHASGGVRTDPHGRTTVPGLYACGEVACTGVHGANRLASNSLLEGLVYAERIAADIAARHAENALHARVPAPVTRPRTPAHPLLPPEARFAIQRVMTEGAGVLRSGASLTEAAARLARIHAEAAGALADDGKTAEPGVDTWEATNLLCVARVLVAAAQRREETRGCHWREDHADRDDAAWRRHIVVRLNPDRTLAAHTTATPDFPPTSPSPSPSPIPSPSPQEQ, via the coding sequence ATGAGTGCCACCGGAATACGGCTGCACGCCCCCGCCCCCGGCTGGTCCATCGAAGCCGACGTCGTGGTCGTCGGCTCCGGAGTGGCCGGTCTCACCACGGCCCTGCGCTGCTCGGCCGCCGGTCTGAAGACGGTCGTGGTGACCAAGGCCCGCCTGGACGACGGCTCCACGCGCTGGGCCCAGGGCGGCGTCGCCGCGGCGCTCGGCGAGGGCGACACCCCCGAACAGCACCTGGACGACACGCTCGTGGCGGGCGCGGGCCTGTGCGACGAGGAGGCCGTGCGCACCCTCGTCACCGAGGGCCCCGACGCCGTGCGCCGCCTCATCGAGACCGGCGCCCACTTCGACAAGGGCCCCGAGGGCGCCATCGCGCTGGGCCGCGAGGGCGGCCACCACCGCCGCCGCATCGCGCACGCGGGCGGCGACGCGACCGGCGCCGAGATCTCCCGCGCCCTCGTCGAAGCGGTCCGCGCCCAGGGCGTACCGACCGTGGAGAACGCCCTGGCGCTCGACCTCCTCACGGACGCCGAAGGCCGCACCGCCGGTGTCTCCCTGCACGTCATGGGCGAGGGTCAGCACGACGGCGTGGGCGCCGTGCACGCCCCCGCGGTGGTCCTCGCCACCGGCGGCATCGGCCAGGTCTTCTCGGCGACCACCAACCCGTCCGTCGCCACCGGCGACGGCGTCGCGCTCGCGCTGCGCGCCGGAGCCGAGGTCTCCGACCTGGAGTTCGTGCAGTTCCACCCCACGGTGCTCTTCCTCGGCGCCGACGCGGAGGGCCAGCAGCCGCTGGTCTCCGAAGCGGTCCGCGGCGAGGGCGCGCACCTGGTGGACGCCGACGGCGTGCGCTTCATGGTCGGCCAGCACGAGCTCGCCGAGCTCGCGCCCCGGGACGTCGTCGCCAAGGGCATCACGCGCCGCATGCAGGAACAGGGCGCCGAGAACATGTACTTGGACGCCAGGCACTTCGGCGCCGACATGTGGGAGAACCGCTTCCCGACGATCCTCGCCGCCTGCCGCGCGCACGGCATCGACCCGGTGACCGAGCCCATCCCGATCGCCCCCGCCGCGCACCACGCCTCCGGCGGCGTCCGCACCGACCCGCACGGCCGCACCACCGTCCCCGGCCTGTACGCCTGCGGCGAGGTGGCCTGCACCGGCGTGCACGGCGCCAACCGTCTGGCCTCCAACTCGCTTCTGGAGGGCCTGGTCTACGCCGAGCGCATCGCCGCCGACATCGCGGCGCGGCACGCGGAGAACGCCCTTCACGCGCGCGTGCCCGCCCCCGTGACCCGGCCGCGGACGCCCGCCCACCCCCTGCTGCCGCCCGAGGCGCGCTTCGCCATCCAGCGCGTCATGACCGAGGGCGCCGGAGTGCTGCGCTCCGGGGCGTCCCTCACCGAGGCGGCGGCCCGCCTCGCCCGCATCCACGCCGAGGCCGCGGGCGCGCTCGCCGACGACGGCAAGACCGCCGAGCCCGGCGTCGACACCTGGGAGGCCACCAACCTCCTGTGCGTCGCCCGCGTCCTGGTCGCCGCCGCCCAGCGCCGCGAGGAGACCCGGGGCTGCCACTGGCGCGAGGACCACGCCGACCGCGACGACGCGGCCTGGCGGCGCCACATCGTCGTACGCCTGAATCCGGACAGGACGCTGGCGGCCCACACGACAGCGACCCCCGACTTCCCGCCGACAAGCCCTAGTCCCAGCCCCAGCCCCATCCCCAGCCCCAGTCCCCAGGAGCAGTGA
- a CDS encoding sensor histidine kinase — MQRLYDFLRRHPVWVDGFWGLVLFGISGISLLYMVEGSGRAEPNIAAIPVCVGLSLVVALRRRATEQMLVLAAVIGTAQLIFDVETLPANFAMLVIIYTAAADGEKWASRFALIGGLCAAPLSMMRWPTENISAFGHILFTMFQIVPFALAWVLGDSIRTRRAYLAQLEERADRLEKEREAQSKVAVAAERARIARELHDVVAHNVSVMVVQADGAAYVMDTAPDQARKALETISGTGRQALAEMRRLLGVLRTGEHEESGEYVPQPDVEQLDELIEQVRTAGLPVDFKVEGTPRPLPSGVELTAYRIVQEALTNTRKHGGENAGASVRLVYFDDGLGLLVEDDGKGAPHELYEDGGADGSGHGLIGMRERVGMVGGTLDAGPRPGGGFRISALLPLKPAH; from the coding sequence GTGCAGCGCCTCTACGACTTCCTCCGCAGACACCCCGTGTGGGTCGACGGCTTCTGGGGTCTCGTTCTGTTCGGGATCTCCGGGATCAGTCTGCTCTACATGGTCGAGGGCAGCGGGCGGGCCGAGCCGAACATCGCGGCGATCCCCGTGTGCGTCGGCCTGTCCCTGGTGGTCGCGCTGCGCCGACGGGCGACCGAGCAGATGCTGGTGCTCGCGGCGGTGATCGGCACCGCCCAGCTGATCTTCGACGTCGAGACGCTGCCCGCGAACTTCGCGATGCTCGTGATCATCTACACGGCGGCGGCCGACGGCGAGAAGTGGGCCTCCCGGTTCGCGCTGATCGGCGGCCTGTGCGCGGCGCCGCTGTCGATGATGCGCTGGCCCACGGAGAACATAAGCGCCTTCGGGCACATCCTGTTCACGATGTTCCAGATCGTGCCGTTCGCGCTCGCCTGGGTGCTCGGCGACTCCATCCGCACCCGCCGGGCCTACCTCGCCCAGCTGGAGGAGCGCGCCGACCGCCTGGAGAAGGAGCGCGAGGCGCAGTCCAAGGTCGCGGTGGCGGCCGAGCGGGCCAGGATCGCCCGCGAGCTGCACGACGTCGTCGCGCACAACGTCTCGGTGATGGTGGTGCAGGCCGACGGCGCCGCGTACGTCATGGACACCGCGCCCGACCAGGCGAGGAAGGCCCTGGAGACCATCTCAGGAACCGGCCGCCAGGCCCTCGCCGAGATGCGCCGCCTGCTGGGCGTGCTGCGCACCGGGGAGCACGAGGAGAGCGGCGAGTACGTCCCGCAGCCCGACGTCGAGCAGCTCGACGAGCTCATCGAACAGGTGCGCACGGCGGGCCTGCCCGTCGACTTCAAGGTCGAGGGCACCCCGCGCCCGCTGCCCAGCGGCGTGGAGCTCACCGCGTACCGCATCGTGCAGGAGGCGCTCACCAACACCCGCAAGCACGGCGGCGAGAACGCCGGTGCGAGCGTGCGCCTCGTCTACTTCGACGACGGCCTCGGGCTGCTCGTCGAGGACGACGGCAAGGGCGCCCCGCACGAGCTGTACGAGGACGGCGGCGCCGACGGCAGCGGGCACGGCCTGATCGGCATGCGCGAGCGCGTCGGTATGGTCGGCGGCACGCTGGACGCGGGACCGCGGCCCGGCGGGGGCTTCCGCATCAGCGCCCTGCTGCCGCTCAAGCCCGCACATTGA
- a CDS encoding SAM-dependent methyltransferase — MTNDKEPEPTARRGGWRTATETALYGPEGFYRSPEGPAGHFRTSVHASPLYAGAVALLLRRVDDALDHPDELAFVDMGAGRGELTEGVIAALPADVAARVRAYAVERAERPAGLDPRIEWRAAPPGGVTGLLFANEWLDNVPLDVVEVAADGTVRRVLVDTEGRETLGGPVEGADAEWLARWWPLAPEPGLRAEIGLPRDRAWAAAVATLARGVAVAVDYAHQRAARPPFGTLTGFAAGRGTTPVPDGSCDITAHVALDACALDGAAPLTQRAALGALGVSGARPPLSLASSDPAAYVRALTRAGEAAELTASGGLGDFGWLVQPVDLPPDAPLLVDVADHEEE, encoded by the coding sequence GTGACGAACGACAAAGAACCCGAGCCGACGGCACGGCGAGGCGGCTGGCGCACGGCCACGGAAACCGCCCTGTACGGCCCTGAGGGCTTCTATCGGAGCCCCGAGGGGCCCGCGGGTCACTTCCGTACGTCCGTGCACGCCTCGCCCCTCTACGCGGGCGCGGTGGCACTGCTCCTGCGCCGCGTGGACGACGCGCTCGACCACCCGGACGAGTTGGCGTTCGTCGACATGGGCGCGGGCCGCGGCGAGCTGACCGAGGGCGTCATCGCCGCGCTGCCCGCCGATGTGGCGGCACGCGTGCGTGCGTACGCGGTGGAGCGCGCGGAGCGTCCCGCCGGACTCGACCCGCGCATCGAGTGGCGGGCCGCTCCCCCGGGCGGCGTCACCGGACTGCTCTTCGCCAACGAGTGGCTGGACAACGTCCCCTTGGACGTCGTCGAGGTGGCCGCCGACGGCACGGTGCGCCGCGTCCTGGTCGACACCGAGGGCCGCGAGACGCTGGGCGGGCCCGTCGAAGGGGCGGACGCCGAGTGGCTCGCGCGCTGGTGGCCGCTGGCGCCCGAGCCCGGGCTTCGCGCGGAGATCGGCCTCCCCAGGGACCGGGCGTGGGCGGCCGCCGTGGCGACCCTCGCGCGCGGTGTCGCGGTGGCCGTGGACTACGCCCACCAGCGCGCGGCACGCCCGCCGTTCGGGACCCTCACGGGCTTCGCCGCGGGCCGCGGGACGACACCCGTGCCGGACGGCTCCTGCGACATCACCGCCCATGTGGCGCTGGACGCGTGCGCGCTCGACGGGGCCGCGCCGCTCACCCAGCGGGCGGCGCTCGGCGCGCTGGGCGTGAGCGGCGCCCGCCCGCCGCTGTCCCTGGCCTCCAGCGACCCCGCGGCCTACGTAAGGGCCCTCACGCGCGCGGGAGAGGCGGCGGAACTGACCGCGTCCGGCGGACTCGGGGACTTCGGATGGCTGGTGCAGCCCGTGGACCTGCCTCCGGACGCGCCCCTACTTGTCGATGTCGCCGACCACGAAGAAGAGTGA
- a CDS encoding response regulator transcription factor, with translation MSIRVMLVDDQVLLRTGFRMVLDAQPDMEVVAEAGDGVEALEVLRATKVDVVLMDVRMPKLDGVEATRRICQGPNPPKVLILTTFDLDEYAFSGLKAGASGFMLKDVPPGELLTAIRSVHSGDAVVAPSTTRRLLDRFAPMLPNAGGQPQHKQLERLTGREREVMILVAQGLSNGEIAGRLVLSEATVKTHVGRILTKLDLRDRVQVVVLAYETGLVRAGGTA, from the coding sequence ATGTCGATCCGCGTGATGCTCGTCGACGACCAGGTGCTGCTGCGCACCGGGTTCCGGATGGTGCTCGACGCCCAGCCGGACATGGAGGTCGTCGCGGAGGCGGGCGACGGTGTCGAGGCGCTCGAAGTGCTGCGCGCGACCAAGGTCGACGTGGTCCTGATGGACGTACGCATGCCGAAGCTCGACGGCGTGGAGGCCACCCGGCGCATCTGCCAGGGCCCCAACCCGCCGAAGGTGCTGATCCTGACCACCTTCGACCTGGACGAGTACGCCTTCTCCGGGCTGAAGGCCGGTGCGTCCGGCTTCATGCTCAAGGACGTGCCTCCGGGGGAGCTGCTCACCGCGATCCGCTCGGTGCACAGCGGTGACGCGGTGGTCGCGCCGTCCACGACGCGGCGCCTGCTCGACCGCTTCGCGCCGATGCTGCCGAACGCCGGGGGGCAGCCCCAGCACAAGCAGCTCGAACGCCTGACGGGGCGCGAGCGCGAGGTGATGATCCTGGTCGCGCAGGGCCTGTCGAACGGCGAGATCGCGGGGCGTCTCGTCCTCTCGGAGGCGACCGTGAAGACGCACGTCGGCCGGATCCTGACGAAGCTGGACCTGCGCGACCGCGTGCAGGTGGTCGTCCTCGCGTACGAGACGGGGCTGGTGCGCGCCGGGGGCACGGCCTAA
- the panC gene encoding pantoate--beta-alanine ligase: MSTTLLHTAESLRTRARAGRRAVVMTMGALHDGHASLIRAARRVAGPEGEVVVTVFVNPLQFGAGEDLDRYPRTLEADLKIAEQAGADAVFAPAVDEVYPGGEPQVRIGAGPMGTVLEGATRPGHFDGMLTVVAKLLHLTRPDAALFGQKDAQQLALIRRMVRDLNFDVEIVGVPTVREDDGLALSSRNRYLAPDERRTALALSQALFAGRDRHAAQEALRARAATAPATHARAVALSAIGESRAAADAHALARSGAPAATGGPAAVLAAARQVLDEAARLRPPLRLDYVALVDPADFTDVRPGHSGDAVLAVAARVGSTRLIDNIPLTFGATV; this comes from the coding sequence ATGAGCACCACCCTCCTGCACACCGCCGAGTCCTTGCGCACGCGCGCGCGTGCGGGACGCCGGGCCGTCGTCATGACCATGGGCGCCCTGCACGACGGGCACGCCTCGCTGATCCGCGCCGCCCGCCGTGTCGCGGGCCCCGAGGGCGAGGTCGTCGTCACGGTCTTCGTGAACCCCCTCCAGTTCGGCGCGGGCGAGGACCTCGACCGCTACCCGCGCACCCTCGAAGCCGACCTCAAGATCGCCGAGCAGGCGGGCGCGGACGCCGTGTTCGCCCCTGCCGTGGACGAGGTCTACCCGGGCGGCGAGCCCCAGGTCCGCATCGGCGCGGGCCCCATGGGCACGGTCCTCGAAGGCGCCACGCGCCCCGGCCACTTCGACGGCATGCTCACCGTCGTCGCCAAGCTGCTGCACCTCACCCGGCCCGACGCGGCACTGTTCGGGCAGAAGGACGCCCAGCAGCTCGCCCTGATCCGCCGCATGGTGCGCGACCTGAACTTCGACGTGGAGATCGTCGGCGTCCCCACCGTCCGCGAGGACGACGGCCTGGCGCTCTCCAGCCGCAACCGCTACCTGGCCCCCGACGAGCGCCGCACCGCGCTCGCCCTCTCCCAGGCACTCTTCGCGGGCCGTGACCGGCATGCCGCGCAGGAGGCCCTGCGCGCGCGTGCCGCCACCGCGCCCGCCACGCACGCGCGTGCCGTCGCCCTGAGCGCCATCGGCGAGTCCCGCGCCGCCGCCGACGCCCACGCGCTGGCCCGGTCGGGGGCGCCCGCCGCGACCGGCGGGCCCGCGGCCGTCCTCGCCGCGGCCCGGCAGGTCCTCGACGAGGCCGCCCGGCTGCGGCCCCCGCTGCGCCTCGACTACGTGGCGCTCGTCGACCCCGCCGACTTCACCGACGTACGTCCGGGGCACAGCGGTGACGCCGTCCTCGCCGTGGCCGCCAGGGTCGGCTCCACGCGACTGATCGACAACATCCCGCTGACCTTCGGAGCCACCGTATGA
- a CDS encoding threonine aldolase family protein, translated as MTANDAEPEHSEDPEQSLPDQEQEQEQEQEQEQERDQRARRRTAALGAARALHRSPLDPSLTERLSDLAAAASEVTGPDDPTDVYGDGVVATLEEEVAALLGKEAVAFFPTGTMAQQVALRCWAGRTGNATVALHPLSHPELHEGGAFPTVSGLRTVHPTHDPRLPTADEVRDHGEPFGTLMLELPLRDAGFVLPTWQELTEVVAAARERDAVVHFDGARLWECATHFDRSLAEIAGLADSVYVSFYKSLGGLSGAALAGPRTLVDEARVWRHRYGGLLFQQFPTAVSALLGLRRTLPRLPEYVTHARVVAEALREGLAESVVPWSRVHPDPPHTHQFQVWLPYAPEVLNEASVGQAEETKTLLFGRWFADGPPGLSVTEVTVAEAGLEWTADDVKEAVAEFVRRIAA; from the coding sequence ATGACTGCGAACGACGCGGAACCAGAGCACTCCGAGGACCCTGAGCAGAGCCTGCCGGACCAGGAACAGGAACAGGAACAGGAGCAAGAGCAGGAGCAGGAGCGGGACCAGCGCGCCCGGCGTCGTACCGCCGCGCTGGGCGCCGCCCGGGCCCTGCACCGCTCGCCCCTGGACCCCTCCCTCACCGAGCGCCTCTCGGACCTGGCGGCCGCGGCCTCCGAGGTGACGGGGCCCGACGACCCCACGGACGTCTACGGAGACGGCGTCGTGGCCACCCTGGAGGAGGAGGTCGCCGCTCTGCTCGGCAAGGAGGCCGTCGCCTTCTTCCCGACCGGCACGATGGCGCAGCAGGTCGCCCTGCGCTGCTGGGCCGGGCGCACCGGGAACGCCACCGTCGCCCTGCACCCCTTGTCGCACCCCGAGCTCCACGAAGGGGGCGCCTTCCCCACGGTGAGCGGGCTGCGCACGGTGCATCCGACGCACGACCCCCGGCTGCCGACGGCGGACGAAGTGCGCGACCACGGGGAGCCGTTCGGGACGCTGATGCTCGAACTGCCGCTCCGGGACGCCGGTTTCGTCCTGCCGACCTGGCAGGAGCTGACGGAGGTCGTGGCGGCGGCCCGCGAACGGGACGCGGTCGTGCACTTCGACGGGGCCCGCCTGTGGGAGTGCGCGACGCACTTCGACCGTTCCCTCGCGGAGATCGCCGGGCTCGCGGACAGCGTGTACGTGTCGTTCTACAAGTCCCTGGGAGGGCTGAGCGGCGCCGCGCTCGCCGGTCCGCGCACGCTCGTCGACGAGGCGAGGGTGTGGCGCCACCGCTACGGGGGCCTGCTCTTCCAGCAGTTCCCGACGGCCGTCTCCGCGCTCCTCGGCCTGCGGCGCACGCTGCCCCGGCTGCCCGAGTACGTCACCCACGCGCGCGTGGTCGCCGAGGCGCTGCGCGAGGGTCTCGCGGAGAGCGTGGTGCCGTGGTCGCGCGTGCACCCCGACCCGCCGCACACGCATCAGTTCCAGGTCTGGCTGCCGTACGCGCCGGAGGTGCTGAACGAGGCTTCGGTCGGTCAGGCGGAGGAGACCAAGACCCTGCTCTTCGGGCGCTGGTTCGCGGACGGGCCGCCCGGCCTCTCGGTCACGGAGGTCACCGTGGCCGAGGCGGGCCTGGAGTGGACGGCCGACGACGTCAAGGAAGCGGTCGCGGAGTTCGTGCGGCGTATCGCTGCCTGA
- a CDS encoding DUF5937 family protein: protein MSVSIDITGLPLERIHVVPSPLAELGMALHALSEPGHHPGLQGWATAVSTRLDPCLADRMCEADFLWRTTFSDVFTPFAGLPGQNGLPGATLAEELDQLDKLSDEQFVDAALEFTCQSTYAEPDRNLLSDPAVRQRALDLAAARGPLQMRFTKRLLDDPPIVRAWFRTLLEDCEEAFFADTWARVSHQLAADARHKTELLRRKGLPEALRAMSGSVSLDESGRLITVDKISVGRTTTGQGGLVIVPTSLGWPHLWVLHRKGWQASITYPISSPGLTSPPSVEQLTRRMAALAHPVRMRLCRHLARGAYTTSELADAHGMTAPEISRHLSVLKKADLVSTRRRGRYVQHQLDISVVSRLGSDFIEGVLR, encoded by the coding sequence ATGAGCGTGAGCATCGACATCACCGGGCTTCCCCTGGAGCGGATCCATGTCGTGCCCTCGCCCCTGGCCGAGCTCGGCATGGCGCTGCACGCGCTGTCCGAGCCGGGTCACCACCCGGGGCTCCAGGGCTGGGCGACAGCCGTCTCCACGCGCCTCGACCCGTGCCTGGCGGACCGCATGTGCGAGGCCGACTTCCTGTGGCGCACGACGTTCTCGGACGTGTTCACGCCGTTCGCGGGACTCCCCGGGCAGAACGGGCTGCCCGGAGCCACGCTCGCCGAGGAGCTCGACCAGCTGGACAAGCTGTCCGACGAGCAGTTCGTGGACGCGGCCCTGGAGTTCACCTGCCAGTCGACGTACGCGGAGCCGGACCGCAATCTCCTGTCCGACCCCGCCGTGCGGCAGCGCGCCCTTGACCTGGCCGCCGCCCGCGGCCCGCTCCAGATGCGCTTCACCAAGCGGCTGCTCGACGATCCGCCGATCGTCCGCGCGTGGTTCCGCACGCTTCTGGAGGACTGCGAGGAGGCCTTCTTCGCCGACACCTGGGCCCGGGTGAGTCATCAACTGGCCGCGGACGCCCGGCACAAGACCGAGCTGCTGCGGCGCAAGGGCCTTCCGGAGGCGCTGCGGGCCATGTCCGGATCGGTGTCCCTGGACGAGAGCGGGCGGCTGATCACCGTCGACAAGATCAGCGTGGGCCGCACCACCACGGGCCAGGGAGGCCTGGTGATCGTCCCGACCAGCCTCGGCTGGCCGCACCTGTGGGTGCTGCACCGCAAGGGCTGGCAGGCCTCGATCACGTACCCCATCAGCTCCCCCGGCCTCACCTCGCCGCCCTCCGTGGAGCAGCTGACCCGCCGCATGGCCGCGCTCGCCCACCCGGTGCGGATGCGCCTGTGCCGCCACCTCGCGCGCGGGGCGTACACCACGAGCGAGCTGGCCGACGCGCACGGCATGACGGCTCCGGAGATATCCCGGCACCTGAGCGTCCTGAAGAAGGCGGACCTGGTCAGCACGCGCCGCCGCGGGCGCTATGTGCAGCACCAGTTGGACATCAGCGTGGTGTCCCGCCTCGGCAGCGACTTCATCGAGGGCGTCCTGCGCTAG
- a CDS encoding serine hydrolase domain-containing protein, translated as MREQVWQRSLSTGRRRGARRGTVRAATALAVGVVAIGVLGQPAASAAHRPDSVKEGLNSLVRQDGVPAALASVKDDKGHTRTYTAGVGDLATGAKVPKDGQVRIGSNTKTFTSVVVLQLVDEGKVRLDAPIEDYLPGLVRGEGIDGHNITIRHLLQHTSGLPNYVKYLDPEPRSYTPRELLDRALQHKKDFDPGKKWEYSNTNYVLAGLLIEKVTKHSVAHEIGRRVIKPLGLRHTYFPAPGETKIREAHPKGYDKDASGAPLDVTEFDPSWGWSAGQMVSTNSDLNRFAAAILDGSLLSDAQLAQMRTTVSAEYFGPGARYGLGLVSKPLSCGGVYWGHGGSMTGYETRGGATEDGRAANVAVTTQPSDANVMKHVDRVVDKALCAS; from the coding sequence GTGCGTGAGCAGGTATGGCAGAGGTCCCTTTCCACCGGGCGGCGACGGGGTGCCCGGCGCGGCACCGTGCGGGCCGCCACCGCGCTGGCCGTCGGCGTCGTGGCGATCGGCGTCCTGGGACAGCCCGCGGCATCCGCCGCCCACCGCCCGGACAGCGTCAAGGAGGGCCTGAACTCCCTGGTGCGCCAGGACGGCGTGCCCGCCGCGCTCGCGAGCGTCAAGGACGACAAGGGCCACACCCGTACGTACACCGCGGGCGTCGGCGACCTGGCCACCGGTGCGAAGGTGCCGAAGGACGGTCAGGTGCGGATCGGCAGCAACACCAAGACGTTCACCTCGGTGGTCGTGCTGCAGCTGGTCGACGAGGGGAAGGTCCGCCTCGACGCCCCGATCGAGGACTATCTGCCGGGCCTCGTGCGCGGGGAGGGCATCGACGGGCATAACATCACCATCCGCCACCTCCTGCAGCACACCAGCGGACTGCCCAACTACGTCAAGTACCTCGACCCCGAGCCCCGTTCCTACACCCCGCGCGAGCTCCTCGACCGCGCCCTCCAGCACAAGAAGGACTTCGACCCGGGGAAGAAGTGGGAGTACAGCAACACGAACTACGTGCTGGCCGGACTCCTCATCGAGAAGGTCACCAAGCACAGCGTCGCCCACGAGATCGGGCGGCGCGTCATCAAGCCCCTCGGGCTGCGCCACACCTACTTCCCCGCGCCCGGTGAGACGAAGATCCGGGAGGCCCACCCCAAGGGCTACGACAAGGACGCCTCGGGCGCCCCGCTCGACGTGACCGAATTCGACCCCTCCTGGGGCTGGTCGGCGGGCCAGATGGTCTCCACCAACTCCGACCTGAACCGGTTCGCCGCCGCGATCCTGGACGGCAGCCTCCTCTCGGACGCCCAGCTCGCCCAGATGCGGACCACCGTCTCCGCCGAGTACTTCGGCCCCGGCGCGCGCTACGGCCTCGGGCTCGTCAGCAAGCCGCTGTCCTGCGGCGGCGTCTACTGGGGCCACGGCGGCAGCATGACCGGATACGAGACCCGCGGCGGCGCCACCGAGGACGGCCGCGCCGCCAACGTCGCGGTGACCACCCAGCCGTCCGACGCGAACGTCATGAAGCACGTGGACCGCGTCGTGGACAAGGCCCTGTGCGCGAGCTGA